In the [Clostridium] colinum genome, one interval contains:
- the rsgA gene encoding ribosome small subunit-dependent GTPase A, protein MLQGRIIKGVGGLYFVSTNKGLIECSVRGIFRKNKIIPTVGDYVKLDLLEENKGIIEEILERKNILIRPRVANIDCAIITFSIISPNINIDLLDRFLILAESQNIENIIICINKADLAKKEDINMIKQLYESLYPLIFTSTINNEGIKELKELINKKVTVFAGPSGVGKSSLINSILPNVSLKTGDISKKIERGKHTTRQVELLEAWEDTYIVDSPGFTSLTIDFIEENKMQYYFKEFREFLGECKFYNCKHIHEPECAIKAQIGKNISEQRYNRYTKLLNELTERK, encoded by the coding sequence ATGTTACAAGGAAGAATAATAAAAGGCGTTGGTGGTTTATATTTTGTATCTACTAATAAAGGACTAATAGAATGTTCTGTTAGAGGTATATTTAGAAAAAATAAAATAATACCAACAGTTGGAGATTATGTAAAATTAGATTTATTAGAAGAAAATAAAGGTATTATAGAAGAAATATTAGAAAGAAAAAATATTCTTATTAGACCAAGAGTAGCCAATATAGACTGTGCTATTATTACATTTTCTATAATTAGCCCTAACATTAATATAGATTTATTAGATAGATTTTTAATATTAGCAGAAAGCCAAAATATCGAAAATATAATAATATGTATTAATAAGGCAGATTTAGCTAAAAAAGAAGATATTAATATGATAAAACAATTATATGAAAGTTTGTATCCGTTAATATTTACTAGCACTATAAATAATGAAGGGATAAAAGAGTTAAAAGAGCTTATTAATAAAAAAGTTACTGTTTTTGCAGGTCCTTCAGGTGTTGGAAAATCTAGTTTAATAAATTCTATTTTACCTAATGTAAGTTTAAAAACTGGAGATATAAGTAAAAAAATAGAACGAGGTAAACATACAACAAGACAAGTAGAGCTTTTAGAGGCTTGGGAAGACACTTATATTGTAGATTCTCCAGGATTTACTTCACTTACTATTGATTTTATAGAAGAAAATAAAATGCAATATTATTTTAAAGAATTTAGAGAATTTTTAGGTGAGTGTAAATTTTATAATTGTAAGCATATACATGAGCCAGAATGTGCTATAAAAGCTCAAATAGGTAAAAATATATCTGAACAAAGATATAATAGATACACAAAATTGTTAAATGAACTAACAGAAAGGAAGTAA
- the rpe gene encoding ribulose-phosphate 3-epimerase, which translates to MIKLSPSILSANFVRLEDEIKILEKEGIEYIHIDIMDGMFVPNISIGMPVVKSIRKITNMTLDVHLMIEKPERYIDEFISLGCDIINFHIEATDKHMDIINKIKSFNKKVGMTIKPNTKFEEILPYLQYIDLVLVMGVEPGFGGQKLIEDSIEKIRGIRKYIDEYKLNCELEIDGGIKLDNVNKALEAGANVIVVGSDIFEKEDKTYVIGQYNEIFKNFG; encoded by the coding sequence ATGATTAAATTATCACCATCTATATTATCTGCAAACTTTGTAAGATTAGAAGATGAAATAAAAATATTAGAAAAAGAGGGAATAGAATATATACATATAGACATTATGGACGGAATGTTTGTACCTAATATATCTATTGGTATGCCTGTTGTAAAAAGTATTAGAAAAATTACAAATATGACATTAGATGTACATCTTATGATAGAAAAACCAGAACGATACATAGATGAATTTATATCTTTAGGGTGTGATATTATAAATTTTCATATTGAAGCAACAGATAAACATATGGATATAATAAATAAAATAAAAAGTTTTAATAAAAAAGTTGGTATGACAATAAAACCTAACACTAAATTTGAAGAAATATTACCTTACTTACAATATATAGATTTAGTACTTGTTATGGGGGTAGAGCCTGGGTTTGGAGGACAAAAACTTATAGAAGATAGTATAGAAAAAATACGTGGTATAAGAAAGTATATAGATGAATATAAATTAAACTGTGAGTTAGAGATAGATGGTGGTATAAAATTAGACAATGTTAATAAAGCCTTAGAAGCAGGAGCAAATGTTATAGTTGTTGGGTCTGATATATTTGAAAAAGAGGACAAGACTTATGTAATAGGCCAATATAATGAAATATTTAAAAATTTTGGGTGA
- a CDS encoding thiamine diphosphokinase, which produces MRALIIASGDIKNSIQDILKPSDIIICCDGGSKYLFEEGIIPHYIIGDLDSSIPQIIQFFETKNVIFKKFDTKKDETDMELCIDFSISLGIDEIVILGGTGTRLDHTLTNINLLKKAEDANIKATIIDKNNQINITSSTVNIKGKKGDLLSLIPLTTTVEGISTTGLEYPLDNATMYIGKSLGVSNVMEDENVNISIKNGYLLIIKSID; this is translated from the coding sequence ATGAGAGCTTTAATTATAGCAAGTGGAGATATAAAAAACAGTATACAAGATATTTTAAAACCTAGTGATATTATCATATGTTGTGATGGTGGTAGTAAATATTTATTTGAAGAAGGAATTATACCACATTATATAATAGGTGATTTAGATTCTTCTATACCTCAAATAATACAGTTTTTTGAAACAAAAAATGTAATATTTAAAAAGTTTGATACTAAAAAAGATGAAACAGATATGGAGCTTTGCATTGATTTTTCTATATCTTTAGGTATTGATGAAATTGTTATTTTAGGTGGTACAGGCACAAGACTAGACCATACACTAACTAATATAAATTTATTAAAAAAAGCTGAAGATGCTAATATAAAAGCAACTATAATAGATAAAAATAATCAAATAAATATTACTAGCAGTACAGTTAATATAAAAGGTAAAAAAGGAGATTTATTATCATTAATACCTCTTACCACAACGGTGGAAGGAATAAGCACAACTGGGTTAGAATATCCGTTAGATAATGCAACTATGTATATAGGTAAATCTTTAGGTGTAAGTAATGTTATGGAAGATGAAAATGTTAATATTTCAATAAAAAATGGTTATTTATTGATTATAAAATCTATAGATTAA
- a CDS encoding ACT domain-containing protein, which translates to MKGIVSVLGKDKIGIIAEVCSFLAKNEINILEISQHIVGGYLNMTMIIDISKVDDKFSQIIEGIEQVGKNIGMEIKLQRADIFDSMHRI; encoded by the coding sequence ATGAAAGGTATAGTTAGCGTTTTAGGGAAAGATAAGATAGGAATTATAGCAGAGGTGTGTAGCTTTTTAGCTAAAAATGAAATTAATATATTAGAAATATCTCAACATATAGTTGGAGGATATCTTAACATGACAATGATTATTGATATATCTAAAGTAGATGATAAATTTAGTCAAATTATAGAAGGTATAGAACAAGTTGGAAAAAATATTGGAATGGAAATAAAATTACAAAGAGCCGATATATTTGATAGTATGCATAGAATTTAA
- a CDS encoding PFL family protein — MLTNYEIRETNKMIEESNLDVRTITMGISLLDCIDSDINKLKDKIYDKITKNAQNLVSVGEDISKEYGIPIVNKRISVTPIGLIGAGHKQQDFVEIAKTLDKAAQNIGVNFIGGYSALIEKGSTNSDINLVRSIPEALANTERVCSSVCVGSSRYGINMNAVKKMGKIIKEMAYLTKDNSSMACAKFVVFCNAVGDNPFMAGAFHGVSERDVVINVGVSGPGVVKKALEEVKGKDFEILCETVKKTAFKITRAGQLVATEASKRLNVPFGIIDLSLAPTPAVGDSIAEIFNEMGLEYAGAHGTTAALAILNDNVKKGGVMASSYVGGLSGAFIPVSEDHGMIEAAQKGFLTLDKLEAMTCVCSVGLDMVAIPGDTDEHTISAIIADEMAIGMVNNKTTAVRIIPVIGKDVGEMVSFGGLLGQAPIMPVNKAKCEDFIKRGGRIPAPIHSFKN, encoded by the coding sequence ATGTTAACAAATTATGAAATACGAGAAACTAATAAAATGATTGAAGAATCAAACCTAGATGTTAGAACAATAACAATGGGTATAAGTCTTTTAGATTGTATAGATTCGGACATAAATAAGTTAAAAGATAAAATATATGATAAAATAACAAAAAATGCTCAAAATTTAGTATCTGTTGGGGAAGACATATCAAAAGAATATGGAATACCTATTGTTAATAAAAGAATATCTGTTACACCAATAGGACTTATAGGAGCAGGGCATAAACAACAAGACTTTGTTGAAATAGCTAAAACTTTAGATAAAGCAGCTCAAAATATAGGAGTAAACTTTATTGGAGGTTATTCGGCTTTAATAGAAAAAGGTAGCACAAATTCAGACATAAACCTTGTTAGAAGTATACCAGAAGCATTGGCTAATACAGAAAGAGTTTGTTCATCTGTTTGCGTTGGTTCATCCAGATATGGAATAAATATGAATGCCGTGAAAAAAATGGGAAAAATAATAAAAGAAATGGCTTATCTTACAAAAGACAATAGCTCCATGGCTTGTGCAAAGTTTGTTGTATTTTGTAATGCAGTTGGAGATAATCCATTTATGGCAGGTGCTTTTCACGGTGTTTCAGAAAGAGATGTAGTTATAAATGTAGGAGTTAGTGGCCCTGGAGTTGTAAAAAAAGCATTAGAAGAAGTAAAAGGTAAAGATTTTGAAATACTTTGTGAAACAGTTAAAAAGACTGCTTTTAAAATAACAAGGGCAGGACAATTAGTAGCAACAGAAGCATCTAAAAGGCTTAATGTACCTTTTGGTATAATAGATTTATCTCTTGCACCAACGCCAGCAGTAGGAGATAGTATAGCAGAAATATTTAATGAAATGGGGCTTGAATATGCAGGGGCTCATGGAACAACAGCAGCTTTAGCTATTTTAAATGATAATGTTAAAAAAGGAGGAGTTATGGCTTCATCTTATGTTGGCGGACTTAGCGGTGCGTTTATACCAGTTAGCGAAGACCATGGAATGATAGAAGCAGCTCAAAAAGGATTTTTAACATTAGATAAATTAGAGGCTATGACTTGTGTATGTTCAGTTGGATTAGATATGGTTGCTATCCCAGGAGATACAGATGAACATACAATATCGGCAATAATAGCAGATGAAATGGCAATAGGTATGGTAAATAATAAAACAACTGCGGTAAGAATAATACCAGTTATAGGAAAAGACGTTGGAGAAATGGTATCTTTTGGAGGACTTTTAGGCCAAGCACCTATAATGCCTGTAAATAAGGCTAAATGTGAAGATTTTATTAAACGTGGAGGAAGAATACCTGCACCAATTCACAGTTTTAAAAATTAG
- a CDS encoding aminoacyl-histidine dipeptidase — MTNISNLESYKVFQFFEEISKIPRGSFNEKAISEYLVNFAKERNLEVRADEAYNVIIKKAGTKGYENSKVVAIQGHTDMVCEKNKGVEHDFLKDPIKIIYEGDFIKADRTTLGADNGIAVAMALAILDSDDIAHPPIEAIFTACEESGMEGVNALDTSDLKSSIFLNIDSDEEGIFTVGCAGGVKCDIQIPVSFEDNDKPSYCIGIYGLMGGHSGIDVNKGRANSNKLLARTLNTLYKDVYFSLNRIEGGAKDNAIPREAEAIISFDDKDFDLLNQKLKEIENIYKKEYQNTDSNLYLKIEKVDKQEKCFSKSSFNNVIMSIMILPNGPQTMSTDIEGLTESSINLGVVKTTDKTVEITASIRSAVASKKESIMEQIEIFLNSIDSKVEFRGDYPAWEYKKDSVIREKCFEVYKKMYNKEPELQIIHAGLECGLFAKKMPNLDLVSFGPNLYDIHTPDEKASISSIDRTWKFLLNLLKELN, encoded by the coding sequence ATGACAAATATATCTAATTTGGAAAGTTATAAAGTATTTCAATTTTTTGAAGAAATAAGTAAAATACCTAGAGGTAGTTTTAATGAAAAAGCTATTAGTGAATATTTAGTAAATTTTGCTAAAGAAAGAAATTTAGAAGTAAGAGCAGATGAAGCATACAATGTTATTATAAAAAAGGCCGGAACAAAAGGATATGAAAATAGTAAAGTAGTTGCTATACAAGGTCATACAGATATGGTATGTGAAAAAAATAAAGGTGTAGAACATGACTTTTTAAAAGACCCTATTAAAATAATATACGAAGGAGATTTTATAAAAGCAGATAGAACTACTTTAGGAGCAGACAATGGTATAGCAGTTGCTATGGCTTTAGCTATATTAGATTCAGATGATATAGCACACCCACCAATAGAGGCTATTTTTACAGCTTGTGAAGAATCTGGTATGGAAGGAGTAAATGCTTTAGACACTAGCGACTTAAAATCTAGTATATTTTTAAATATAGACTCAGATGAAGAAGGTATTTTTACTGTTGGTTGCGCCGGAGGTGTCAAATGTGATATACAAATACCTGTAAGCTTTGAAGATAATGACAAACCATCTTATTGTATAGGTATTTATGGCTTGATGGGAGGACATTCAGGAATAGATGTTAATAAAGGTAGAGCAAACTCTAACAAACTTTTAGCTAGAACACTAAATACTTTATATAAAGATGTATATTTTTCTTTAAATAGAATAGAGGGTGGAGCTAAAGACAATGCTATACCACGAGAAGCCGAAGCTATAATATCTTTTGATGATAAAGATTTTGATTTATTAAATCAAAAGTTGAAAGAAATAGAAAATATTTATAAAAAAGAATATCAAAATACAGATTCTAATTTATATTTAAAAATAGAAAAGGTTGATAAACAAGAAAAATGTTTTTCTAAATCATCTTTTAATAATGTTATAATGAGCATTATGATTTTACCAAATGGTCCACAAACAATGAGTACGGATATAGAAGGACTTACAGAAAGTTCTATAAATTTAGGTGTAGTAAAAACTACGGATAAAACTGTTGAAATAACAGCGTCTATAAGAAGTGCTGTTGCATCTAAAAAAGAGAGTATAATGGAACAAATTGAAATTTTTCTAAATAGTATTGATAGCAAAGTAGAATTTAGAGGAGACTATCCAGCTTGGGAATATAAAAAAGATTCTGTAATTAGAGAAAAATGTTTTGAAGTGTATAAAAAAATGTACAATAAAGAACCAGAGTTGCAAATAATACATGCTGGTTTAGAGTGTGGTCTTTTTGCTAAAAAAATGCCTAATTTAGATTTAGTATCTTTTGGTCCTAATTTATATGACATACACACACCAGATGAGAAAGCTAGTATTTCATCTATTGATAGAACTTGGAAGTTTTTATTAAATCTTTTAAAAGAATTAAATTAG
- a CDS encoding AI-2E family transporter, with product MKLPWNKKYLIIAFHVVVTLVMIYALKYGIDFLAYVLKNFGTIIYTIQGAIGWFLSTIIVVVIAFIFAYLLDPVVDFFQEKYEKIYNKYLKDKLENIKRKNNKKKHKKGEKGRLEGTLLTYLSIVLVLIIISIVLVNSISKSGNGNFIDNITTSIKTSISSFQEDLIKFYNKLDGEIISNEVFEEYISPHISKIAKNFTSFIYDIGNNLIYITKAIGNGIINVLISIVICFYFLKDKKVIKSKLENVCIAFLPKKFYRVVKDGLGDVHAVFSGYIRGMLLDASIMTILISIVLSVIGLKFSVIIGIISGFSNVIPYFGALVGFLLAISVAFISGEPMQALYATIGMLTLQQVDTIFIAPKVVGESVELSPVIVIIALSIAGNLFGLWGMVFAVPVFATIKLFASRIYERRKLKKKLCD from the coding sequence ATGAAATTACCTTGGAATAAAAAATATTTAATAATCGCTTTTCACGTAGTAGTAACTTTAGTTATGATATATGCGTTAAAATATGGAATAGACTTTTTAGCATATGTATTAAAAAACTTTGGTACTATAATTTATACAATACAAGGTGCTATAGGTTGGTTTTTATCAACAATTATAGTAGTAGTAATAGCTTTTATATTTGCATATTTATTAGACCCAGTTGTAGATTTTTTTCAAGAAAAATATGAAAAAATATATAATAAATATTTAAAAGATAAATTAGAAAATATAAAGAGAAAAAATAATAAGAAAAAACATAAAAAAGGTGAAAAAGGAAGGCTAGAAGGTACACTTTTAACTTATTTATCAATTGTTTTAGTATTAATAATTATTAGTATAGTATTAGTAAATAGTATTAGTAAAAGTGGAAATGGTAATTTTATAGATAATATTACAACATCTATAAAAACATCTATATCTAGTTTTCAAGAAGATTTAATTAAATTTTATAATAAATTAGATGGTGAAATAATTAGTAATGAAGTTTTTGAAGAATATATATCACCACATATAAGTAAAATAGCTAAAAATTTTACATCTTTTATATATGACATAGGAAATAATCTTATATATATTACAAAAGCTATTGGAAATGGTATCATTAATGTTTTAATTAGTATAGTAATTTGTTTTTATTTCTTAAAAGATAAAAAAGTTATAAAAAGTAAACTTGAAAATGTATGTATAGCATTTTTACCTAAAAAATTTTATAGAGTTGTAAAAGATGGATTAGGAGATGTACACGCAGTATTTTCTGGATATATAAGAGGAATGCTATTAGATGCTTCTATTATGACTATACTTATAAGCATTGTTTTATCTGTTATTGGTTTAAAATTTTCAGTAATTATAGGTATAATATCTGGATTTTCTAATGTAATACCATATTTTGGAGCATTAGTAGGATTTTTATTAGCTATAAGTGTAGCATTTATAAGTGGTGAACCTATGCAAGCATTGTATGCTACAATAGGTATGTTAACTTTACAACAAGTAGACACTATATTTATAGCACCAAAGGTTGTTGGAGAAAGTGTTGAGCTTAGTCCAGTTATAGTTATTATAGCATTATCAATTGCAGGTAATTTATTTGGATTATGGGGTATGGTTTTTGCAGTACCAGTATTTGCAACAATAAAATTATTTGCATCTAGAATATACGAAAGACGTAAATTAAAAAAGAAATTGTGTGATTAA
- a CDS encoding methyl-accepting chemotaxis protein, with protein sequence MNKLKNLKLKFKFLIAFGIILLLVFILGLNGVSSLSYANNTYYDALKSNDTTVREGMIITENIANMRRDLTAIAFSNYITEENKKSVDESYKNAKEAAELYLKDVKIIQEKGKNREANIKLVEGFLVSLENYYSLYKDLASAIETKNDTKRLQTVNEMAKLSKDFTAIAYDILEDSFDLLLGEMTAVRSSVIKRNIILIVLFIIIVIVGTIFGTYLSRLIRFPIERLKEVAVQVSKGNLDVDARSNSTDEIGELSNAISNMAETFRGILLDINELSTQLDKGNINYRINTEKYEGVFKDATIAVNESTNNLIEDSLYIVSMIKEFGDGNFESKVKDFPGDKAIIKEEISGVQKALESVSNDIYNLIKAAGDGDLEFRLDTSRYVGQWKEITYGLNQLVENVVTPIQEAKDALGQFSKGNFTHRMTNDYKGEFESIKQNVNYTAESVGSYISEISYILNEMADKNFDLSIEREYLGDFGQIKNSVNLIINNLNNLTKDIISSAEQVSAGAKQISESSISLAEGATKQAEAVEELNSTVKVISNQASDNAKNSEKANRLALQAKESANDGSHQMDSMLVAMEEINNASNSISNIIKVIDDIAFQTNILALNAAVEAARAGEHGKGFAVVAEEVRNLAARSQQAARETTELIESSVEKVAEGSKIANNTAQSLLSIVSQIEEISALVDASTIASKEQEKSIEEVTTGISQIATVTQTNTATSEESAAAAQELASQAEVFYSSVSDFKLKNNI encoded by the coding sequence ATGAATAAACTTAAAAATTTAAAATTGAAATTTAAATTCTTAATTGCATTTGGAATAATACTATTGTTAGTATTTATCCTTGGGTTAAATGGTGTTTCAAGCTTAAGTTATGCAAATAACACATATTATGATGCATTAAAATCTAACGATACTACTGTTAGAGAAGGCATGATAATAACAGAGAATATAGCTAATATGCGTAGAGATTTAACTGCTATAGCATTTTCTAATTATATTACAGAAGAAAATAAAAAAAGTGTAGATGAATCATATAAGAATGCAAAAGAAGCTGCAGAGTTATATTTAAAAGATGTTAAAATTATACAAGAAAAAGGAAAAAATAGAGAAGCAAATATAAAATTAGTTGAAGGTTTTTTAGTATCTCTAGAAAATTATTACTCATTATATAAAGATTTAGCATCTGCAATAGAAACTAAAAATGATACTAAAAGATTACAAACCGTTAATGAAATGGCAAAATTAAGTAAAGATTTTACTGCAATAGCGTATGACATATTAGAAGATTCATTTGATTTACTTTTGGGAGAGATGACAGCGGTAAGAAGTAGTGTTATAAAACGTAATATAATTTTAATAGTTTTATTTATAATTATAGTAATAGTAGGCACTATTTTTGGAACATATCTTTCTCGTCTGATAAGATTCCCTATTGAAAGATTAAAAGAGGTTGCAGTACAAGTTTCTAAAGGTAACTTAGATGTTGATGCTAGATCAAACTCTACAGATGAAATAGGAGAATTATCTAATGCTATATCTAATATGGCAGAAACATTTAGAGGTATATTATTAGATATTAATGAATTATCTACTCAATTAGATAAAGGTAATATTAATTATAGAATAAATACAGAAAAATATGAAGGTGTATTTAAAGATGCAACAATAGCTGTAAATGAATCAACTAACAACTTAATTGAAGACAGTTTATATATAGTTAGTATGATAAAAGAATTTGGAGATGGTAACTTTGAGTCTAAAGTTAAAGATTTTCCAGGTGATAAAGCTATTATAAAAGAAGAAATTTCTGGTGTACAAAAGGCTTTAGAAAGTGTATCAAATGATATATATAACCTTATAAAAGCTGCTGGAGATGGTGATTTAGAATTTAGATTAGATACATCTAGATATGTTGGACAATGGAAAGAAATAACATATGGCTTAAATCAACTTGTAGAAAATGTTGTTACACCTATACAAGAAGCTAAAGATGCACTTGGACAATTCTCTAAAGGTAATTTTACTCATAGAATGACTAATGACTATAAAGGTGAATTTGAAAGCATTAAACAAAATGTAAATTATACAGCAGAAAGTGTTGGTTCTTATATATCAGAAATATCTTATATATTAAATGAAATGGCAGATAAAAACTTTGACCTTTCAATAGAAAGAGAATACTTAGGTGATTTTGGACAAATCAAAAATTCTGTAAACTTAATTATTAATAATCTTAATAACCTTACAAAAGATATAATATCTTCTGCAGAACAAGTATCAGCTGGTGCTAAACAAATATCAGAATCTAGTATATCTCTTGCAGAAGGTGCTACAAAACAAGCTGAGGCTGTAGAAGAACTTAACTCTACTGTAAAAGTAATATCTAATCAAGCTAGTGATAATGCTAAAAATTCTGAAAAAGCTAATAGACTTGCTTTACAAGCAAAAGAAAGTGCTAATGATGGTAGTCATCAAATGGATAGTATGCTTGTAGCTATGGAAGAAATAAATAATGCTTCTAATAGTATATCTAATATAATAAAAGTAATAGATGATATTGCATTCCAAACAAATATACTTGCTCTTAATGCGGCTGTTGAGGCGGCTCGTGCTGGGGAACACGGTAAAGGATTTGCGGTAGTTGCAGAAGAAGTTAGAAACCTTGCTGCTAGAAGCCAACAAGCTGCAAGAGAAACAACAGAACTTATAGAAAGCTCTGTTGAAAAAGTGGCAGAAGGCTCTAAAATAGCTAATAATACTGCTCAATCTTTACTTAGTATTGTTAGTCAAATAGAAGAAATATCTGCATTAGTAGATGCATCTACTATAGCTTCTAAAGAACAAGAAAAATCTATCGAAGAAGTTACAACAGGTATATCACAAATAGCAACTGTTACTCAAACTAATACTGCTACAAGTGAAGAATCTGCTGCAGCAGCTCAAGAACTTGCTAGCCAAGCAGAAGTATTCTATTCATCTGTTTCAGATTTTAAATTAAAAAATAATATTTAA
- a CDS encoding ABC-F family ATP-binding cassette domain-containing protein: MLSVNNVTLRLGKRALFEDVNIKFTPGNCYGLIGANGAGKSTFLKILSGQIESTSGDVVVSDGERISFLQQDHFKYDEFIVLDTVIMGNKRLYEIMKEKDAIYAKEDFSEEDGIKASELEQEFADMDGWNAEPDAANLLNGLGIAPELHYKYLKDLTGPEKVKVLLAQALFGKPDILLLDEPTNHLDLLAIKWLEEFLINFENTTIVVSHDRYFLNKVCTHIADIDYSKIQLYAGNYDFWYESSQLLIRQMKDANRKKEEKIKELKEFIQRFSANASKSKQATSRKKALEKIELDEIKPSSRKYPYIDFKPNRDIGNEVLTVTNLSKTIDGIKVLDNISFMLSSEDKVAFVGSNEIAKTTLFKILSGEMEPDEGEFKWGITTTFTYFPKDHNEEFESDYSIIDWLMQYSPEKDTTFVRGFLGRMLFSGEDALKKINVLSGGEKVRCLFSKMMMSGANILMFDEPTNHLDMESITALNNALIKFPGVILFSSQDHQIVQTTANRIMEFTENGLIDKRTTYDEYLEEDKEALKRQVYNIVAH, translated from the coding sequence ATGTTAAGTGTTAATAATGTAACCTTAAGACTAGGCAAAAGAGCCTTATTTGAAGATGTAAATATAAAATTTACACCTGGTAATTGTTATGGGCTTATTGGTGCTAATGGTGCTGGTAAATCTACCTTTTTAAAAATATTATCTGGACAAATAGAGTCTACTTCTGGTGATGTTGTAGTATCAGATGGTGAACGTATATCTTTTTTACAACAAGACCATTTTAAATATGATGAATTTATAGTATTAGACACTGTAATTATGGGTAATAAACGTCTTTATGAGATAATGAAAGAAAAAGATGCTATATATGCTAAAGAAGATTTTTCTGAAGAAGACGGTATTAAAGCTAGTGAATTAGAACAAGAATTTGCAGATATGGACGGTTGGAATGCCGAACCTGATGCTGCCAATCTTTTAAATGGTCTTGGAATTGCTCCAGAATTACATTATAAATACTTAAAAGATTTAACTGGTCCAGAAAAAGTTAAGGTATTATTAGCTCAAGCATTATTTGGTAAACCAGATATTCTTTTACTAGATGAGCCTACAAACCACTTAGACCTTTTAGCTATAAAATGGCTCGAAGAATTTTTAATAAACTTTGAAAATACTACTATTGTTGTATCTCACGATAGATATTTCTTAAATAAAGTTTGTACACATATTGCAGATATAGACTATTCTAAAATACAACTTTACGCCGGAAACTATGATTTTTGGTATGAATCTAGCCAGCTTTTAATAAGACAAATGAAAGATGCTAATCGTAAAAAAGAAGAAAAAATTAAAGAATTGAAAGAATTTATACAACGTTTTAGTGCTAACGCTTCAAAGTCTAAACAAGCAACATCTAGAAAAAAAGCTTTAGAAAAAATAGAATTAGATGAAATTAAACCATCTAGTAGAAAATATCCTTATATAGATTTTAAACCTAATAGAGATATTGGAAATGAAGTTTTAACTGTTACTAATTTATCAAAAACAATAGATGGTATAAAAGTGTTAGATAATATTTCATTTATGTTATCTAGTGAAGATAAAGTTGCTTTTGTTGGCTCTAATGAAATAGCTAAAACTACTTTATTTAAAATACTCTCTGGAGAAATGGAGCCAGATGAAGGAGAGTTTAAATGGGGAATAACTACTACTTTTACATATTTCCCTAAAGACCATAATGAAGAATTTGAAAGTGATTATTCTATAATAGATTGGCTTATGCAATACTCACCAGAAAAAGATACTACTTTTGTACGTGGATTTTTAGGTAGAATGTTATTCTCTGGTGAAGATGCTCTTAAAAAAATTAATGTACTATCTGGTGGAGAAAAAGTACGTTGTCTTTTTTCTAAAATGATGATGTCTGGTGCTAATATACTTATGTTTGATGAACCTACTAACCATTTAGATATGGAATCTATTACAGCACTTAATAATGCTTTAATAAAGTTTCCAGGTGTTATATTATTTTCATCACAAGACCATCAAATTGTACAGACAACGGCTAATAGAATTATGGAATTTACTGAAAATGGACTTATTGATAAAAGAACAACTTATGATGAATACTTAGAAGAAGATAAAGAGGCTTTAAAACGTCAAGTTTATAATATTGTAGCCCATTAA
- a CDS encoding zinc ribbon domain-containing protein YjdM: MQNLPNCPKCNSEYTYEDGNLLICPECAYEWNKDMVEEENVIKDANGNVLKDGDSVIVIKDLKVKGASSSIKVGTKVKNIRLIYDAPDDHDIDCKIDGFGAMKLKSSVVKKA; this comes from the coding sequence ATGCAAAATTTACCTAACTGCCCAAAATGTAATTCAGAATATACTTATGAGGATGGAAACTTACTTATATGCCCAGAATGTGCATATGAATGGAACAAAGATATGGTTGAAGAAGAAAACGTTATAAAAGATGCTAATGGTAATGTACTCAAAGACGGTGATAGTGTTATAGTTATTAAAGACTTAAAAGTTAAAGGTGCTTCATCTTCTATAAAAGTTGGTACAAAAGTAAAAAATATAAGACTTATATATGATGCACCAGATGACCACGATATAGATTGTAAAATAGATGGATTTGGAGCTATGAAACTTAAATCTTCTGTTGTAAAAAAAGCTTAA